Within the Poecilia reticulata strain Guanapo linkage group LG13, Guppy_female_1.0+MT, whole genome shotgun sequence genome, the region TACATCTGTATCCACAAAGATCACAACTgaaaggtttctctcctgtgtggattctcatgtgtacctttaaatttgattttacgCTACACTTGTATCCACAAAGATCACAACTGAAAGGCTTCTCTTctgtgtggattctcatgtgtttgtttaaactTGATTTTACGCTACACTTGTATCCACAAAGATCACAACTaaaaggtttctctcctgtgtgggTTCTCATGTGTACatttaaacttgattttacACTACACTTGTATCCACAAAGATCACAACTgaaaggtttctctcctgtgtgggTTCGCATGTGTGTGTCTAAGTTTTTTCTGTGCTTAAATGTGTGTCTGCACAATTTACAGATATGTTTATGTCCTGCTAGGGTTCTTGCATGTCTCTTTgatgtagaattttttttacatatttcaccATTGTCATCACAGATAAACTTCATTTCAACCTGAACTTTCCTCCTTGAGGTTTTCTTTGAAGTAAAGGATTTCATTTTATCCTCAAAGTTTGGAGAACCTTTAGTTGAATGGCTCATCTTGCTGTCATTTCCGCTGTATTTACTTTTTGGCCTGTTATTTGGAAATTGTTCaagttgacagaaaacattatttacatcagtttcatcctcctcttcatcctcttcattTTTGTCCTCAATGAGTTCAGTCTCCGATGAGTTGGAATAATCTCCATGATCTTGCTTTCTGATAGGTTCTTGAAGGTGAGAAGACAGGAGAAACTCCGCATCATCCTCATTCATGGTTGGTGGGAGAGACTCTGGACCTTGTAGGTCAAAACCTGGACCATGTTCTTCAAGAGCATCTTCTTTAAGCAGCAACATTCGCTGAGCATCTGCAGGAAACATTGAAGCAAATTATGTATATTATTATGGCTGTATGATTATATGGATTCtacaatatttatcttttttttcccaccctcAGAAGATATCGATTTTCATCCGTGAGTATCGATACGTTAAACCGTAGAGGTCTATAGGTTTATACCAGCTTTTTAGCACGTCTGGTTAGTGACAgtgtagcagcaagactccacCTCCCCTGATCTCAGTCAACTTgtgcttaaagtgcacattataaactaacCACCAGTTTTTAAGTTGTGTCAATAGGCCAAGTAAAACCAGagtaaaatcatattttttcgAATGTTAtggaaatgtcaaaaaaacgTCTTTTCCGGTTATGTGaaagggaatgagcttccaaacgtaaaaaatgaaacacaacatTAGATTCCTTTGTTTTTGGAAATCTCGACTCTTCAATAAATAATGATGGGCTGTATGTTGTTGCTaagaaacgaagtaaagttaCGCACGTAACTGTGATAGAGAAACGGAACGGAGTAGCGGCAAAAGCAGAGAGATTTcaaaattaatgcaaagtttgaGTGGTGGCATTGACTTCGTAATTTGTTTTTAGAGACTGAGAGCAcaatgagatcctggcagtctgagaggcaacTACTCAGAAATTCAAACAGGGGAATGGCAGCGCTACGCAGCTGCcaggagtcgatcactacgggtTGAGGCAGAGCCACTCCCCCAGCAGTTAGTAGTAACAGCCTTCAGTCACagctaactccgggagccaaggtagaaaagctACCTATAGTCCAAAAGACTTTTtcactccaaaatgcagccacagtatttccaaaagaaaaacatgagtgcaatcatttgcatatttagaCTCTACAGAGGTTGACAATCTCCCCACTCAGCTCCCAGATCACTGTtgaaactttgagttttatgtcaaatccacatgaattaaatgacagaaactcaccacatctttgattcattttgtccggCTGTAGACTCTAAAtctctgtccaatcagagtcaggtattgtgtagttggtgcttttcaTCAGTTTTCAGCTAATTAAATCCAAGTCtatgaacacaaaatgtcactaaaatcactctgtccttccaaaatcattcaaaaaaattgtaaaagtgCATCGAATCGTATGCCAAATACGATGCATATCGTATCATGATCAGGATATCATATCCTGAGATTATTGTATCGCTACATCCCTACACATTATAAACTAATGCagctttatatttatataaatattacttgaattaaaagctaacatacataaatatttgactttagGTTGAACTGCGATGTTGTTTGCTCTTAGGCAAAAACCTAACATCGTTCTTAGATTCGCTATAAGAGCGATGCCTGTTAAAGTCTGTATTTTAAGCTTGCCTTTTTTATACAACTGTAGTATGTCGCAAATATCTttgatataaataataaatagcaatattttcaactttaaatatttttttactaaaacttgATGGGTTCTGTAGCAGAAAGCCAAAGAAATGACAGCTGAGTTATTTAAATGGGGTATTTTTGTTGCTAGTTTGCACTTTTTGTTTACAATACTGTTGCCAAAACATGTTACTTTGCATCTTGAATTGATAGATGTTATCATTGTGTTCaggaatgaaaaaataaacttggtCTCTTTTGAAAAATGCATCTACTTCTGTTTTATGCACATTACACAGACATAACTAATTTAAtcccagaaaaaagaaaacaaatcactttGGTCTGATGACATGAAGATAATGAATACATTAAGGTCCCTTATAAaatgtttgtcctttttaaataatttacagtaTATTTACAGATCAGGACAAAGCCTTCTGCTGTTTACAGTAATTTGCTTCATTTAGGACCTAGAGAGTTTCTTAAGAGCAACGCTGTTTAAGTTCATTAAGTTGTTGTGATTGAATGCAGACTTCCCAGACCAAgtttcaagtcaagtcaagtgtACTTTATTGTCAAAGATCTATGTAAAAAGGTTAACACAGTAAAAGGGTTAACACAGAAGTTTGAAATTGTGTTTCACCAGTCTCCAATGTGCAGTTAAACTAAActtataaacatataaataagaCATTGACAGTAAcccccccccaacacacacacacacacactgcaatacactgtgaaataagacaaatttcAGAGCTGATCAGGAAGAGTCTCACTCCAACCATTATTTAAACACGTTGTTCAAACTGGGTGAAGATCAGAAAGTTAACAGACTTCAGGGTTTCCCctagaaaacttgctaagcctggtggtggGGGcgtcgaggcggtccaccggcagtctaccgtgtttttgtattaaaagatgttaagttgacagaaaatattaaagtattaccgtgtaattttatgttacaggaaaacatctccagtgaaatgctatttataCCTGCAactagtttaaaaacaacaaatttgcacttctgtttaatccaaattaagtcagcggctccatcaggcccccaagagcttcaggggccccataaatgctaatattttaaaacagaccacagatacataagtgtaacatttgtttattgagattatcaatgctgttaaactTGATTCAATTTCAgtatacataaattaaaagattttaaattgtttaacatttaaatgcaagattttaaagagctggcaagtttactttgtaaaacttcaaagaacaatattcatagttagattgttttgttaccatagcaacaatctggtCAATTAAACCACTCCCTTCTCCCAAATTTCACAAACTCTAACCCAGAAGCTGTTAGTGGTGCTGATAATTTTAGCAGCTAGAGGGGCCCCTAAGTTAAAGTCTGCGCAAGGCCTCATGCAGCCTTTGACCGGCCCTGCACAATGAGAAAATGCGCTGCACTGCGCAGAAATGCGCAACAAACGGAAGATTTGGCTTTAGTAGTTGTTCCATTTCGTGtatgttgaatttttaattgtcacagaaactattctggttggtcgagtttatgggactCGACTGTGTCTGACGATCAAGAGTTTCTCAGATCTATGTGCGGCCGCGCACattaactctaagtagacaacgcatttgatatggtttgatgcatcgtgtaaccggaaaaataataataataaaaaaataaaataaaataatataaaatcagcgtgatgcgtgactccgaggagagcgcgaaagctcctcaccgggctgaacctgcatgatgaggttagcgctggtCGTTATCCACAAACGCTCCGATCAACcgggaccacagacataaactttacagggaagacagacacagagccacacgctgggca harbors:
- the LOC103474892 gene encoding zinc finger protein OZF-like isoform X1, whose amino-acid sequence is MXHRGKTLEADFNPKVLLHRLDAQRMLLLKEDALEEHGPGFDLQGPESLPPTMNEDDAEFLLSSHLQEPIRKQDHGDYSNSSETELIEDKNEEDEEEDETDVNNVFCQLEQFPNNRPKSKYSGNDSKMSHSTKGSPNFEDKMKSFTSKKTSRRKVQVEMKFICDDNGEICKKNSTSKRHARTLAGHKHICKLCRHTFKHRKNLDTHMRTHTGEKPFSCDLCGYKCSVKSSLNVHMRTHTGEKPFSCDLCGYKCSVKSSLNKHMRIHTEEKPFSCDLCGYKCSVKSNLKVHMRIHTGEKPFSCDLCGYRCSVKASLNVHLRTHMEDKPFSCDVCGYRCRDQSSLNKHMRIYTRDKPFSCDVCLQRFSQKGHLNEHMKIHTGEKPFSCDLCGYKCSVKSNLNVHMRIHTGEKPFSCDLCEYSCSVKASLNKHTKIHTGDKPFSCDLCSQRFSQKGHLNRHKKIHTV